A part of Kitasatospora acidiphila genomic DNA contains:
- a CDS encoding non-ribosomal peptide synthetase codes for MTDTAPPPADRRTAPASFAQRRLWFLDHFTGGNSAYNLVSALRLTGPLDRDALHSSLQQLVDRHESLRTTFELVDGEPRQQIAADLELALPLTDLRGLPAEERAARATALVEADALDEFDLAQGPLIRTSLLQLGEQDHVLAVVCHHTVSDGWSMGRFYLELSTLYAAHRSGTAPKLDALPMQFGEYAARERAALLGPDGQQSLARVRDRLAGAPTVLELPTSHPRPAVQGVAGATHDLPLDAELWQRVLDTARQHRATPFMTLLTAFAVQLSRLSGTRDLVIGSPAAGRTSSAVEPLIGMFVNTLPLRLDLTGEPSFAELLTRTRRTALAAFADQGVPLDQLVTELRLDRTPSHDPLFQVMFALQQPLTVPELAGLAVEVLPVRPPTTFTDLWLEIRPHGDGALATFRYRTELFDAPTVARLAEQYRTLLDAALAAPQTRVTDLPLLNEQQTAQVLHDWSRSGDPHPWDGSVDELIVRQMSQTPGHTALVFEGAEVSYAELATRTGRIAARLAERAPLQPGTVVALCLPRGLDLVPAILAVLRSGCAYLPLSPEDPPERLTRLLQQSGAAQVLTTVELATALAPAGVPVLAVDALDEPHAAPHPSVAMPGPAKVQPDELAYVIHTSGSTGEPKAVGVPHRGLANRVRTLQGSLQLAQDDRVLQKTPYTFDVSVQELLWPLTVGATLVIAAPGGHRDPAYLVELIEQEAVTTVHFVPPMLEAFLGEPDLHRCKSLQRVLCSGQALPAPLVERCLSELPVRLTNFYGPTEASIEVTEWACPPDLAPSASVPIGRPIAGVEVYVLDAELRPVPVGVAGELYLGGIALARGYLNRPDLTADRFVPHPFATNTPGARLYRTGDLVRWRADGTLDYLGRNDHQLKVRGFRIEPGEIENALRAQPEVRDALVTTTPAATTGAEPALTAYLLLDQAGADITTLRERLREQLPRHMVPAHLIVLPGFPVTSSGKVDRAALPLPDHSDPDQLQLVEPRDELERTLAGIWAEVLGRPQLGVNEDFFEIGGDSLKSIQVVHRAREAGLTVSVSVLFHHPTIGELAERLRQEGTG; via the coding sequence GTGACGGACACCGCTCCCCCGCCCGCCGACCGGCGGACCGCACCCGCCTCGTTCGCGCAGCGCCGGCTCTGGTTCCTCGACCACTTCACCGGCGGCAACAGCGCCTACAACCTGGTCTCCGCCCTGCGGTTGACCGGCCCCCTGGACCGCGACGCTCTGCACAGCTCACTGCAGCAGCTGGTGGACCGGCACGAAAGCCTGCGCACCACCTTCGAGCTGGTGGACGGCGAACCCCGCCAGCAGATCGCCGCCGACCTCGAGCTCGCCCTTCCGCTCACCGACCTGCGCGGCCTGCCGGCCGAGGAGCGCGCCGCCCGGGCCACCGCCCTCGTCGAGGCGGACGCCCTGGACGAGTTCGACCTCGCCCAGGGCCCGCTGATCCGCACCAGCCTGCTCCAACTGGGCGAGCAGGACCATGTGCTGGCCGTGGTCTGCCACCACACCGTGTCCGACGGCTGGTCGATGGGCAGGTTCTATCTGGAGCTCAGCACGCTCTACGCCGCCCACCGCAGCGGCACCGCACCGAAACTCGACGCATTGCCCATGCAGTTCGGCGAGTACGCGGCACGCGAGCGGGCCGCACTGCTCGGCCCGGACGGGCAGCAGTCGCTCGCCCGGGTGCGCGACCGCCTGGCGGGCGCACCCACCGTACTGGAGCTGCCGACCAGCCACCCGCGCCCCGCCGTCCAGGGGGTCGCCGGCGCCACCCACGACCTGCCGCTGGACGCCGAGTTGTGGCAGCGCGTGCTGGACACCGCACGGCAGCACCGGGCAACGCCGTTCATGACCCTGCTCACCGCATTCGCCGTGCAGCTCTCCCGGCTCTCCGGCACCCGGGATCTGGTGATCGGCAGCCCGGCGGCCGGCCGCACCAGCAGCGCTGTGGAACCGCTGATCGGCATGTTCGTCAACACGCTGCCGCTGCGCCTGGATCTGACCGGCGAACCGAGCTTCGCCGAGCTGCTGACCCGCACCCGGCGTACGGCGCTGGCGGCGTTCGCCGACCAGGGTGTGCCGCTGGACCAGCTGGTGACGGAACTGCGACTGGACCGCACTCCCAGTCACGACCCGCTCTTCCAGGTCATGTTCGCCCTCCAGCAGCCTCTCACCGTGCCGGAGTTGGCCGGCCTGGCGGTCGAGGTGCTGCCGGTGCGGCCACCGACCACGTTCACCGACCTGTGGCTGGAGATCCGCCCGCACGGCGACGGCGCACTGGCGACCTTCCGCTACCGCACCGAGCTGTTCGACGCACCGACCGTGGCCCGGCTGGCCGAGCAGTACCGCACCCTGCTGGACGCCGCGCTCGCCGCACCGCAGACCCGGGTGACGGACCTGCCACTACTCAACGAGCAGCAGACCGCTCAGGTCCTGCATGACTGGAGCCGAAGCGGGGATCCGCATCCATGGGACGGATCCGTCGATGAGTTGATCGTTCGTCAGATGTCGCAGACGCCCGGGCACACCGCGCTGGTCTTCGAAGGCGCCGAGGTGAGCTACGCCGAACTGGCCACGCGGACCGGGCGGATCGCCGCCCGGCTGGCCGAGCGGGCGCCACTGCAGCCCGGAACGGTGGTGGCGCTCTGCCTGCCGCGCGGGCTGGACCTGGTCCCGGCGATCCTGGCCGTACTGCGCTCCGGCTGCGCATACCTCCCGCTGTCGCCCGAGGACCCACCGGAGCGGCTGACCCGTCTGCTGCAACAGTCCGGCGCAGCCCAGGTGTTGACCACCGTCGAACTCGCCACCGCGCTGGCGCCGGCCGGGGTCCCGGTGCTGGCCGTCGACGCGCTCGACGAACCGCATGCCGCACCCCATCCGTCCGTGGCGATGCCCGGGCCGGCCAAGGTCCAGCCGGACGAACTCGCCTACGTCATCCACACCTCCGGCTCCACCGGCGAGCCCAAGGCGGTCGGCGTGCCGCACCGAGGGCTGGCCAACCGGGTCCGGACGCTCCAGGGCTCGTTGCAACTCGCCCAGGACGACCGGGTGTTGCAGAAGACCCCGTACACCTTCGACGTCTCCGTCCAGGAGCTGCTGTGGCCCCTGACCGTCGGCGCGACCCTGGTGATCGCCGCCCCAGGCGGGCACCGCGACCCGGCGTACCTGGTGGAGCTGATCGAGCAGGAGGCGGTCACCACCGTGCACTTCGTGCCGCCGATGCTGGAAGCCTTCCTCGGCGAGCCCGACCTGCACCGCTGCAAGTCCCTTCAGCGGGTGCTGTGCAGCGGCCAGGCGCTGCCCGCACCGCTGGTGGAGCGCTGCCTGAGCGAGCTTCCAGTGCGGCTGACCAACTTCTACGGCCCCACCGAGGCGTCCATCGAGGTCACCGAGTGGGCCTGCCCTCCCGACCTGGCCCCCAGCGCCTCGGTGCCGATCGGGCGGCCGATCGCCGGTGTCGAGGTCTACGTACTGGACGCGGAGCTGCGCCCGGTACCGGTCGGCGTGGCGGGCGAACTGTACCTGGGCGGCATCGCCCTGGCCCGCGGCTACCTGAACCGCCCCGACCTGACCGCCGACCGCTTCGTCCCACACCCCTTCGCCACCAACACCCCCGGCGCCCGCCTCTACCGCACCGGCGACCTGGTCCGCTGGCGAGCCGACGGCACCCTCGACTACCTCGGCCGCAACGACCACCAACTCAAAGTCCGCGGCTTCCGAATCGAACCCGGCGAAATCGAAAACGCCCTACGCGCCCAGCCCGAGGTGCGTGACGCCCTGGTGACCACCACACCGGCCGCCACCACGGGCGCCGAACCCGCCCTCACCGCCTACCTGCTGCTCGACCAGGCCGGCGCCGACATCACGACGCTGCGCGAGCGGTTGCGTGAGCAGTTGCCCCGGCACATGGTCCCCGCCCACCTGATCGTGCTCCCCGGATTCCCGGTCACCTCCAGCGGCAAGGTCGACCGGGCGGCCCTTCCGCTGCCCGACCACAGCGACCCGGATCAGCTTCAACTGGTCGAGCCGCGCGATGAGTTGGAACGGACCTTGGCGGGAATCTGGGCCGAGGTGCTGGGCCGGCCCCAACTCGGCGTGAACGAGGACTTCTTCGAGATCGGCGGCGACTCACTGAAGAGCATCCAGGTGGTCCACCGGGCCCGCGAGGCCGGACTGACGGTCAGCGTCAGCGTGCTCTTCCACCACCCGACCATCGGGGAGCTGGCCGAGCGCCTGCGGCAGGAGGGCACGGGGTGA
- a CDS encoding MbtH family protein, which yields MTKGHHMFEDGDDRPYLVVRNHEHQYSVWPAGRELPAGWEDAGVTGDKAACLAHIKEVWTDLRPLSLRQPTTGKE from the coding sequence ATGACCAAGGGACACCACATGTTCGAGGACGGCGACGACCGCCCGTACCTCGTGGTCCGCAACCACGAGCACCAGTACTCCGTCTGGCCGGCGGGCCGGGAGCTGCCGGCCGGCTGGGAGGACGCCGGGGTCACCGGCGACAAGGCCGCCTGCCTGGCCCACATCAAGGAGGTCTGGACGGACCTGCGTCCGCTCAGCCTGCGCCAGCCGACCACCGGCAAGGAGTGA
- a CDS encoding thioesterase II family protein has protein sequence MNGRWLLRFLPRPDARVRLLCLPGAGAAAAMYRGWSERLPSSVEVCAVQLPGRGSRLREQPYTAMDPLIDALAGAVLAEPALPTVVFGHSLGSVIGFELADRLRDSAAHAPVALVAAAHRAPWLGSAGLPYHQLPDAELAGVMTALGGTPDAVLARPDLLRLALPPIRADFALDYGYRYRERPPLSTPVSVYGGLADTTCSEPELAAWRDHTSGTFTLRMLPGGHFFPAEPTGPAGAELLAHLGAELARLG, from the coding sequence GTGAACGGCCGCTGGCTGCTGCGGTTCCTGCCACGCCCCGACGCCCGGGTGCGGCTGCTCTGCCTGCCCGGTGCCGGGGCCGCCGCCGCGATGTACCGGGGGTGGAGCGAGCGGCTGCCGTCGAGCGTGGAGGTCTGCGCGGTGCAACTGCCCGGACGCGGCTCGCGATTGCGCGAGCAGCCGTACACCGCGATGGATCCGCTGATCGACGCCCTGGCCGGGGCGGTGCTGGCCGAACCCGCGCTGCCGACCGTCGTCTTCGGCCACAGCCTGGGCTCGGTGATCGGCTTCGAACTCGCCGACCGGTTGCGCGACTCGGCCGCCCACGCCCCCGTCGCGCTGGTCGCCGCAGCTCACCGGGCACCCTGGCTCGGCAGCGCCGGGCTGCCCTACCACCAGCTGCCTGATGCCGAGTTGGCCGGGGTGATGACGGCGCTCGGCGGTACGCCCGATGCGGTGCTGGCCAGGCCGGATTTGCTGCGGCTGGCGCTGCCGCCGATCCGCGCCGACTTCGCACTCGACTACGGCTACCGCTATCGCGAGCGTCCGCCGCTGTCGACCCCGGTCAGCGTCTACGGCGGCCTCGCCGACACCACGTGCAGCGAGCCCGAACTCGCCGCCTGGCGCGATCACACCAGCGGCACCTTCACTCTGCGGATGCTGCCCGGCGGCCACTTCTTCCCCGCCGAACCCACCGGCCCCGCCGGCGCCGAACTCCTCGCGCACCTCGGCGCCGAGTTGGCCCGACTCGGCTGA